The genomic DNA TTTTTGTTAAAGTCTCATCAGCTGTTCATTGTAGCCTAGAATGGTAGCCTTAGCAGGTGAAATACACAGGTTTTGTCAGGTAATATTTACATTGAGGTTTCCTGAGTTTTGGACTAAAGacctagagcaggggtgcacaattccggtcctggagggccggatccctcctggcttttgttccaactgtgttctaaattacttaattagaccaataattggtaataattggtccaattaagtaatttagggcaaggttggaacaaaagccaggagggacaccggccctccaggaccggaattgcgcACTCCTGACCTAGAGTAATCTTATACATATGAATTTGATGTAAAAGGAAGTCTCTGCGTGGGTCTTGCACAGGACCATGTCATGTGGTATCTGATGTGTTGTAGATAACCCCCGACCCTTGCATGGACCCTTTTAAGTTGGAAGTCAATAGGTTCAtaatatcttttttcttttttttcagtgccataaatactattttttaaaataacatgaaCATTTAACATGACATGTTGTCTGTTATCCAAAAAAGTGATGTCAGTGTAAGAGGATGACTAGTTTTAGAATATCAAATATCTTACCACATGTGGCTGAAAGGCTCGGAGAATTACTTGTTAAAACTAGTGTTTATCAATTcctagttttataaaataaaattcttaaACTTTCCAGGTATAAAATTCAATTACCACATTAAAGTAATCCGCTTTCATTCCACCTGTCATCTGTGAGTTATGAATCATCATGTCACAGTCAGCTGTTGGTATTTTCACTAAAGTCAAACTTAAGTGTAAATGGCTGCTGGTGTTGCACAAACTGGTTATTTGGATCAAGCTGTTCACAGAAATCAATCGGTGCGGACAATCAGATGAGGATCGTTGATTGGGCaaatttaccattcaaagtgaatcaagtgaagaaacagctgcttggatttgtggtgattgctgcttttcttaaggCCAGCTTACATGTGGAAACATGTTTCATCAAAAATTGTCAGGGAAACTTTTTCAAGCAGCATGTAATCGTTCCTGCTACACGATCCAAAAGCCTTAGTGCACTGAGTGGTGCTGCACTTACAATTGCACTAAAAAAAGAAGGGGAAAGCACAGGAACAGAGTCATGTGGACAAGGGAGTGGATCCTAATtcgtgaggagagaggagcgtaCCATAATCTTTTAAATGAGCTACGCTTAAGTTATCGCAATTTTGTTCTTATGGATCCAGATACTTGTGAGGAGCTGCTGAGGCTTGTAGGACCACGAATAACTCGAAATGACACTACAGTGTGTCAGCGTACATATCAACAAAACAATGGATTGTAGTAGGTTTCCAAAGCATGTCATCTTCTGTAGAAGTCACCGTCTTGCATAGTCACGTGATCCATGACATGCACACAGAGTCTCTCCAGATTGGCTAAAggcaaaatgtttctttgtttctgGAAACACAGAATCATGCAGCATATACGCGGAAACATTTTGTCCGGGCTTTAGACTCTTTAGGAGAACAGCAgtccacacaaatccaagcagctgtttcttcagttgtCTCTCTTGGAATGATAAATTAgctcaatcaacaccaatgaccctcacctgtggagagcttgatccAAATAATCAGTTTGAGCAGCTACTGGTGTCAGCCACTTCCTAATAGTCTGCACACCTACACTCCCTAAAGAAGCATGTTCAGCTTTGATGCACCCACCAACAAACGATAGCACTGACGAATCTGCATTTCTGGACTTCTTATGAATTGACCTATTAATATgcttcacttattattattattattattattattatttatttcttagcagacgcccttgtccagggcaacttacaatcgtaagcaaatacaaatacacttaATGACTAGAATGGACTCTCTTCATATTTAGTTATAGCACTGTCCTCATGCAGTACCTCCTGTTTTCTAACAGATGACTCTACAGCTATTCTCCATTAGACCCATTTGGTCCACAATCTACAACACAGCATATCACATTCCAACTAGGGAGGGTGCTCGTATTGGGGACACACAGGTCATGGGCTACACAAGCTCTTGTgacgttcagaaaaaaaaaaaaacataaacatctAAAGCAACTGTAAGTTTGTTTCTCAATGATCCAGTTGTAGAGTTATTGTTAAGCTATTTTGagatgaaagctgctgaataaatACAAAACCCATTTCAACTTGATTGTCGTGTAACCCTACAGAGAAAGGGAGTGTCCCTTAGTGCCAGGCCGACCTTACCTTCATTTAACATAAATGAATGTTAATTTTCATTCTCAGATATTTTGATGTTCTCACCTATTTTACAGTTGCAGTGaattcaagttttattttttcagtaaggtatgtttttttgtaatgtcTATGTGTTGTTTTTACAGGAGGACTTTTTAGCCACACCCAGAACAAAGGATTTGGTTTTTCCTCTAGTTTTGGCACAGGCGCTACCACGAGTACTGGTCTTGGGACTAGTCTTGGCACTGGCCTGGGAACTGGTTTGGGTTTCGGGGGctttaacacacagcagcagagTAAGTTGGAAAATAACTAAAATACTAATCTATTTTTAAGAAGCAAATACACACATGTTCCCTATGTCTTCACTTGGTCTACATTGTATCCTGTCTTTGTACTTTGATCTGTGGTGGCGCCCAATATGTGTAATTTGACTTGGGGAGCAAGTTAAGCTAGGATGGAGTAGCATTGTTAAGCCACGTGGGAGGTTAGGTACAGCTAACCGCTTACTTGTGTGTTTAGCTTCAGGAGGCTTCTTTGGACAGCTAGCACAGGCCCCTGTGCAGTCCAATCAGCTGATCAACACAGCAAGCGCGCTGTCTGCACCAACACTTCTAGGAGATGAGCGTGATGCCATCTTTGCTAAATGGAACCAACTGCAAGCTTTCTGGGGGACAGGCAAAGGGTACTTTAACAACAGCATCCCGCCTGTGGACTTCACACAGGAAAACCCCTTCTGCAGGTTTAAGGTAAGGTTTTTGAAAGATAGGCTGGCAGTACTGGAGGGAGCTGTTTGGCCTCCATGCTTATTAAATCCTTTGCCTCTGTTCTTGTGACCACCTGCTAGTGCCTTGTACTATTGGTgctaaattaaccctttgcagtccatttattaactgcgcgtcaggcacgccaggtctaattaattttcacacgcgcagttaattttatacgcgctgtttaaaagtattttttttcacagtcaaacgggtttaaatggccctgcatatcaacaaagcactcactaggcatctccagccccgccccacccttttgtttgctatagcgttcacctatgtaagaaataaataataataataataatagtcgtacataccgatcgatcatctccggatcactcgttttatcaccaaactcctcaataatgcgatccaagtcattattttattactataacatctgaaaaaagctctgcaaatgtccatgatagtctctgtgcgctgacgcactcagccagcttgtttactatgaacgccccgttatctgatacctgataccatgtatgactattcatgagatacgcctttttttttttttttttttttcgacttgtctcggctcctgtcgctcccactcggcaattgaatggttttctcagctttttccggagaaaaaacaactaaacacccgttttattgcgttgctataatgatgtcggacccagtccgacaaaggacctgtgaggaataattgcaatgtcggacccagtccgacaatggaccgcaaagggttaaggagtGCTTTTGCCAAATAGGGCCAAAACAACCTAACTTAACCTGGATACATTAATCCATCCATCCAAATTATTTATAGTAGTTTCTTGCAGTCTACTTGTAGTGTACTTTGCTAATTTTGTCTCAGATTGAGGGCACAAAAACAAGAATTTTACAATGTCTGCCTGTTGTCCAGGAATAATGCTACATCCATAGCTATTTTTAACTGACCATCTTAGTTTAAAGCAGTGAACAGTGGTAGCAGTTTTGGCAGCCTCAAGAAGGTATTGCTCATAAATTCAAACAAACTTTTAAACAAATAGCTTACTACTAGTATTACTTCCAGATCCCTGGTGATTTTGACACTAGTTCTCCTGACAAGACAAACATGTATACGATTGTAACTGTACCCTCAATATGGAAGATGAGAGAAGCGTGGGTCTTATTTGATTTTTCTTGTCATAATGATGCCTCTGTTTTCTGCAGGCTGTAGGCTTCAGTTGCATCCCTGGCAGCAAAGATGAAGATGGCCTGGTGATTTTGGCTTTTAACAGGAAAGAAGATGACATCCGGAATCTGCAGCAGCAGCTTGTCGAGGCTCTTCATAAAGTTCTGGGGGGCAACCAGACTCTGACAGTGAATGTTGAGGGGGTCAAAGCACTGCCAGACAATCAGTAAGTATCTCAGGAGCCGGGTTCATCTGTTCTTTTTAATTAGGAGAGTGGTATCTGAGTTTGTTTAATGAAAGAGTTTGTTGAAAGAGTGTACTTTATTTAAGGACAGAAACCTCACCTGAAGTACCTGTTATGATTTTACACAAAAAACAtacttcttttttgtttgtagGATGTGTAAAATGATCAGTTATTGTAACAATGCATAGAAAGGGAGTTGTTGGCAAAACATTGATCCCTTTATGCTTTAAATAGGCGTTGGTTTTAATTTGTTTCAGGACAGAAGTTCTCATTTATGTCGTTGAACGTTCTCCTAATGGTACATCGAAGAGGATTCCAGCCACGACACTCTTTAACTACATTGAACAGGCCAATATAAAGAATCAGCTGCTGCAGCTGGGAGTGGTTCGTACTCTGACCAGGACAGAGCTTTCCCCGGCACAGCTTAAACAACTCCTGCAGAACCCGCCAGCTGGTAGGTGAACAAGAATGTCTGAAACGCATTTTTCATATTAGTAGGACTGCAACAACGAATTGACTCAACTGCTCAATTTAGTCATCACTGGAATTAATGTAATTAGGCATCCAACACCTGACACAAAAAAGCATTAGTCCAAATATCAGAAGAAAAATGTTTTGTTAGATTTAAGAATCTAGGATTAATAAGTGGAATTTACCATTTTCCCTGTATTGACGCATGTTTCTTGCGGTAAGCGCATGCAGATTTCTTCAAACTGTTGAACTGTCTTATTGTGGTTTGTTTGACTCTGGAACAGCTATGACAGGTGTTTTTCCCTCACCTGTATGCAGCCTGCTTATCAAAAGGTGGAAAGAGCAACTTGGTGGTGGGATATTTAGAGACTGGGAGTATTAAAAAATTTATTGTGATggttatattaattattaattattttatgtttttcaggTGTCGATCCAATAATTTGGGAGCAAGCTAAAGTGGACAATCCAGATGCAGAGAAGTATGTCTTTCTTTTCTAGGAGCTCTTGCATAGTCAAAATGTCTTGTATCTTTAGTGTTTTCCTATTAGAGATCCAAAAGGTATATCAATTAGAAACTGCTAAAATCAAATCTACTTATAGGGGAAAAGTTAGACTGGAGAAATAAAGCAATGGTCCTATTCTCTGAGCAGCAAGTTTCAGCTTTTTAACAGTGATTTACAGGCCATTTGAAGATACAGGTGAGCTGGTGTATTAAAAACCTGGCCCCAAATATGCAGTGATGCATGGTGGGGGGTTTCGGGGCTGCTGCTCTTAAACTAGGGTGGTTCATTTGGTAAAATATGTTCTATTTTTTAACTGCTGCTAAGAAATgaatttatttaatattgttttgtctgttttgttatttatctTAAACATTCAGCAGGCAATCTCATGCTAatatggttaaaaaaacaaaaacaaaaaaaaaccttgaataaGCTGGAATGATTTGTTCGGGTGTTTCCATATTCATTCCCAGTACTAAATGCATGCTGTTTTTGCAGTTTGATTCCAGTTCCAATGGTTGGTTTTAAAGAACTACTAAGAAGATTAAAGATCCAAGAGCAGATGACAAAGCAGCACCAGACCAGAATGGATGTAAGTGCCGCCCATATTCATTCAGTGGAACTCTGTTTATCTGCGTATTTAGGTCCATGGATGTGTGCAATCTGTggataaatgaggtgtcattgcgtgtgactagaatgcgtgaataaaatacagaaactagtaatgtaaaccaaattagcatttactggagatgtatgcaatacaatatattacaaacacAGAAGAAtgtttaaaattagtttactttgacagtgataatcctagcaaaatcttttcaaaatgtgataccccgccagaaaaaaaaaaacaaaaatatataaataaatactacaaagCTGCAAGATCATAAGcattaaataatggtagctaagtgttgctagtcttgtatttcaaacaaaaaatacaattctattaattttaaaactaaataaacaagcctgctgaGTAATTAAACTTGTCTTATACTTaccaacagaatttttttttttttcataacagctttttaaaattattattatttgtttatttagcagacacctttatccaaggcgatttacagagacagAGGGCAGgggtattcaattacattcactggagggccagataaggcaatgtccaaatcttggggggccacagggcgctcaccACTTAAAATGATACGATTTATGAttgccatttaataatacaaatacaaagtaaatctatttcactgtaatgctattaaaactacATGGtattaatcttaattttattaaagctattacattaaaatggacatctaatttcctttctttttgtcAAAAATGTTGAAACTCGCTTGAAAATTTACTGCTCAACAAGCATGCAAGTTAAGTAATGTAAGCTATCAATCAGTGGCGGGGTCATGGCAGATTTGCCATGACAGCAGCGGCAGACTTTCCATGATGAGGTGGAAGGGGGGCCAGAACAAAATATTGAGGGGGCTACACCCCACTTTATGCGGCACgcataaatacattcaaatcattttcCATGTCAGAAGTGgaacagcaagcatttaaacaaacctTAAGGAAAGATAGAAGTTACAGGAGAGGAGCAAGTATTTGA from Acipenser ruthenus chromosome 2, fAciRut3.2 maternal haplotype, whole genome shotgun sequence includes the following:
- the LOC117409227 gene encoding nucleoporin p54-like isoform X3 → MAFSFGGGGASTAGLAAPGFGTTTTAAPSAGFGFGATGTGFGGLGAANTTAGGLFSHTQNKGFGFSSSFGTGATTSTGLGTSLGTGLGTGLGFGGFNTQQQTSGGFFGQLAQAPVQSNQLINTASALSAPTLLGDERDAIFAKWNQLQAFWGTGKGYFNNSIPPVDFTQENPFCRFKAVGFSCIPGSKDEDGLVILAFNRKEDDIRNLQQQLVEALHKVLGGNQTLTVNVEGVKALPDNQTEVLIYVVERSPNGTSKRIPATTLFNYIEQANIKNQLLQLGVVRTLTRTELSPAQLKQLLQNPPAGVDPIIWEQAKVDNPDAENLIPVPMVGFKELLRRLKIQEQMTKQHQTRMDIISEDISELQKNQATTVAKIAQYRRKLMDLSHRVLQVLIKQEIQRKSGYAIQVDEEHLRVQLDTIQSELNAPTQFKGRLNELMSQIRMQNHFGAARSEERYSVDADLLREIKQHLKQQQEGLSHLISVVKDDVEDIKLIEHGLHDSVHTRGGSFS
- the LOC117409227 gene encoding nucleoporin p54-like isoform X2; this encodes MAFSFGGGGASTAGSSGFGSFGAKTTASTGFGFGTTTTAASGFGSLAAPGFGTTTTAAPSAGFGFGATGTGGLFSHTQNKGFGFSSSFGTGATTSTGLGTSLGTGLGTGLGFGGFNTQQQTSGGFFGQLAQAPVQSNQLINTASALSAPTLLGDERDAIFAKWNQLQAFWGTGKGYFNNSIPPVDFTQENPFCRFKAVGFSCIPGSKDEDGLVILAFNRKEDDIRNLQQQLVEALHKVLGGNQTLTVNVEGVKALPDNQTEVLIYVVERSPNGTSKRIPATTLFNYIEQANIKNQLLQLGVVRTLTRTELSPAQLKQLLQNPPAGVDPIIWEQAKVDNPDAENLIPVPMVGFKELLRRLKIQEQMTKQHQTRMDIISEDISELQKNQATTVAKIAQYRRKLMDLSHRVLQVLIKQEIQRKSGYAIQVDEEHLRVQLDTIQSELNAPTQFKGRLNELMSQIRMQNHFGAARSEERYSVDADLLREIKQHLKQQQEGLSHLISVVKDDVEDIKLIEHGLHDSVHTRGGSFS
- the LOC117409227 gene encoding nucleoporin p54-like isoform X4; the encoded protein is MAFSFGGGGASTAGLAAPGFGTTTTAAPSAGFGFGATGTGGLFSHTQNKGFGFSSSFGTGATTSTGLGTSLGTGLGTGLGFGGFNTQQQTSGGFFGQLAQAPVQSNQLINTASALSAPTLLGDERDAIFAKWNQLQAFWGTGKGYFNNSIPPVDFTQENPFCRFKAVGFSCIPGSKDEDGLVILAFNRKEDDIRNLQQQLVEALHKVLGGNQTLTVNVEGVKALPDNQTEVLIYVVERSPNGTSKRIPATTLFNYIEQANIKNQLLQLGVVRTLTRTELSPAQLKQLLQNPPAGVDPIIWEQAKVDNPDAENLIPVPMVGFKELLRRLKIQEQMTKQHQTRMDIISEDISELQKNQATTVAKIAQYRRKLMDLSHRVLQVLIKQEIQRKSGYAIQVDEEHLRVQLDTIQSELNAPTQFKGRLNELMSQIRMQNHFGAARSEERYSVDADLLREIKQHLKQQQEGLSHLISVVKDDVEDIKLIEHGLHDSVHTRGGSFS
- the LOC117409227 gene encoding nucleoporin p54-like isoform X1 encodes the protein MAFSFGGGGASTAGSSGFGSFGAKTTASTGFGFGTTTTAASGFGSLAAPGFGTTTTAAPSAGFGFGATGTGFGGLGAANTTAGGLFSHTQNKGFGFSSSFGTGATTSTGLGTSLGTGLGTGLGFGGFNTQQQTSGGFFGQLAQAPVQSNQLINTASALSAPTLLGDERDAIFAKWNQLQAFWGTGKGYFNNSIPPVDFTQENPFCRFKAVGFSCIPGSKDEDGLVILAFNRKEDDIRNLQQQLVEALHKVLGGNQTLTVNVEGVKALPDNQTEVLIYVVERSPNGTSKRIPATTLFNYIEQANIKNQLLQLGVVRTLTRTELSPAQLKQLLQNPPAGVDPIIWEQAKVDNPDAENLIPVPMVGFKELLRRLKIQEQMTKQHQTRMDIISEDISELQKNQATTVAKIAQYRRKLMDLSHRVLQVLIKQEIQRKSGYAIQVDEEHLRVQLDTIQSELNAPTQFKGRLNELMSQIRMQNHFGAARSEERYSVDADLLREIKQHLKQQQEGLSHLISVVKDDVEDIKLIEHGLHDSVHTRGGSFS